Proteins encoded by one window of Streptomyces uncialis:
- a CDS encoding MFS transporter has product MILAVLMVCSLLIWLDNTVLSTALETLADPVHGLNATPSALQWATGSYTLTFATLMFTAGALGDRYGHRSVLVTGLVVFAGSSVWAAYAGDAGQLIAARAAMGVGSALIMPASLAILMWTFTGPARSTAIAVSSTSAGAGMAVGPVLAGLLLEHYWWGSVFLVNVPVVVLALVGIALLVPDFRSPVVRPLDPAGMLLSIGGLAALAYGLIRAGQVPAWSSTDVWVPIVAGLVLLAVFVLVELRVKVPSFDPRLLARRAFGGGNAALGLLLFAVSALTFYNAFYMQGARGYSPMEAGLAGLPTALGAILGAPLGAYLVRRWSLRLVTVPALTVAALTMGAYGLFGLRTPLGWIELLLLVQGLSIGMVLGPVTAALISTLPLDRAGAGSAVTNTVRQTGSVIGIAVGGTIMSIVYRRAVEPSLDGMPGPVRDQARVSAEQARHAAATTDRPALARAADDAFVHAMHVGAVWIMFVTLLGAVVLLISLRSGPGSEAPAGHELDRGPGHEPGHDLDHAPGHDLGHAPGHDLGHAPGHEQDGGPVTGGATPRTGADVRRAPDPVPPVPDPD; this is encoded by the coding sequence TTGATTCTTGCCGTTCTCATGGTGTGTTCCCTGCTGATCTGGCTGGACAACACGGTCCTGAGTACCGCCCTGGAGACCCTCGCGGACCCCGTCCATGGGCTGAACGCCACCCCCTCCGCGCTGCAATGGGCCACCGGGTCGTACACGCTGACCTTCGCCACCTTGATGTTCACCGCCGGCGCGCTGGGTGATCGCTACGGTCACCGGTCCGTGCTCGTGACGGGGCTGGTGGTCTTCGCCGGGTCCTCGGTGTGGGCGGCGTACGCGGGTGACGCGGGGCAGTTGATCGCCGCCCGGGCCGCGATGGGCGTCGGCAGCGCGTTGATCATGCCTGCCAGCCTGGCCATCCTCATGTGGACCTTCACCGGCCCCGCGCGGTCGACCGCGATCGCCGTCTCCTCGACCTCCGCCGGTGCCGGGATGGCCGTGGGTCCGGTGCTCGCCGGATTGCTCCTGGAGCACTACTGGTGGGGCTCGGTCTTCCTGGTCAACGTGCCGGTCGTGGTGCTGGCGCTGGTCGGTATCGCCCTGCTGGTACCGGACTTCCGCAGCCCCGTGGTGCGCCCGCTGGACCCGGCCGGGATGCTGCTGTCGATCGGCGGCCTCGCGGCGCTCGCCTACGGGCTGATCCGCGCGGGGCAGGTGCCGGCCTGGAGCAGTACGGACGTCTGGGTGCCGATCGTCGCCGGACTGGTCCTGCTGGCCGTCTTCGTGCTGGTCGAACTGCGCGTCAAGGTACCGAGCTTCGATCCCCGGCTGCTCGCGCGACGCGCGTTCGGCGGCGGCAACGCGGCGCTCGGGCTGCTCCTCTTCGCCGTGTCCGCCCTCACCTTCTACAACGCGTTCTACATGCAGGGCGCTCGCGGCTACTCGCCGATGGAGGCGGGCCTGGCCGGTCTCCCGACCGCGCTCGGCGCGATCCTGGGGGCGCCCCTCGGCGCGTACCTGGTGCGGCGCTGGTCGTTGCGGCTCGTCACCGTGCCCGCCCTCACCGTGGCGGCGCTGACCATGGGCGCGTACGGGCTCTTCGGGCTGCGGACCCCCCTCGGCTGGATCGAGCTCCTGCTGCTGGTCCAGGGGCTGTCCATCGGCATGGTGCTCGGCCCGGTGACCGCGGCGCTGATCAGCACACTGCCGCTGGACCGGGCCGGTGCCGGGTCGGCGGTCACCAACACCGTGCGGCAGACCGGCAGCGTGATCGGGATCGCCGTCGGCGGCACGATCATGTCGATCGTCTACCGGCGCGCCGTCGAACCCTCGCTGGACGGGATGCCCGGGCCGGTACGGGACCAGGCGCGGGTCTCCGCCGAACAGGCCCGGCATGCCGCCGCCACGACCGACCGGCCCGCGCTCGCCCGGGCCGCCGACGACGCGTTCGTCCACGCCATGCACGTCGGCGCCGTCTGGATCATGTTCGTCACGCTCCTCGGTGCGGTCGTGCTGCTGATCTCCCTGCGCTCGGGTCCGGGGAGCGAGGCGCCCGCCGGACATGAACTGGACCGCGGGCCGGGCCACGAGCCGGGCCATGACCTGGACCACGCGCCGGGCCACGACCTGGGCCACGCGCCGGGCCACGACCTGGGCCACGCGCCGGGCCATGAGCAGGACGGCGGCCCGGTCACGGGCGGAGCGACCCCCCGGACCGGGGCCGATGTCCGACGCGCCCCCGACCCCGTACCGCCCGTCCCCGACCCGGACTGA
- a CDS encoding serine/threonine-protein kinase → MSGGDSGGRVIDGRFALEARLGGGGMGMVWRARDLVLDRAVALKEVRPPDPALAEYDPEAARLLRARVLREARALARVEHPNVVTIHHVVDGGDDTYPWLVMELVTGGSLQDRLARGPMAPAEAATLGREVLAALRAAHGVGIQHRDVKPANVLLRPDGRPVLTDFGIAAIRESTALTATGSIIGTPDYMAPERITGDNGGPGSDLWSLAMMLYVAVEGHHPLRRATTLATLAAVLNETLPPPERAGALTPVLAALLVKDPAARPDPETFDRMLASVVEGVPIQGVPIQGLPIQGLPVQGGTTQGGAAPGGPPTTAPFAAPGTAATGSSAAPGFGPPGSGTPVSASPPVPDAAPGTGAPTPPAFGPPSDGTSYRLTPPAGAAAGNPYTQGGADPYGVTSQGRSPQDQRIARRFRRIAVGTSAVSIAVTAALVWQFLPEGTDGDSGDSVGAGAGSRTPSATTPSPSGGDRASDEPAADGPPSGERTSAAPSSTAPRPGGGATDLLTPDGIRLAVAAIEKETGTDRVGRFTVYPEHISANVLLKGSDKRYDSYTYRVGRGLEKGIISGSLASSQQPMDLDDFDWDVLPALLKRAEKDLNVKEPTARYLVVNEPIEVLDTPVTLGVYFSDKYDGGYLTADLDGKVRDIYPAES, encoded by the coding sequence ATGAGCGGTGGGGATTCCGGTGGACGGGTGATCGACGGGCGCTTCGCGCTGGAGGCCCGGCTCGGCGGTGGCGGGATGGGCATGGTCTGGCGGGCCAGGGACCTGGTCCTCGACCGGGCCGTGGCGCTCAAGGAGGTGCGCCCGCCGGACCCCGCGCTTGCCGAGTACGACCCGGAGGCGGCCCGGCTGCTGCGCGCCCGGGTGCTGCGCGAGGCCCGCGCGCTGGCCCGTGTCGAGCACCCCAACGTCGTCACGATCCACCATGTCGTGGACGGCGGTGACGACACCTATCCGTGGCTCGTGATGGAGCTGGTGACGGGCGGATCGCTCCAGGACCGGCTCGCGCGCGGCCCGATGGCACCCGCCGAGGCCGCCACGCTGGGCCGAGAGGTGCTGGCCGCGCTGCGCGCCGCGCACGGCGTCGGCATCCAGCACCGTGACGTGAAACCCGCGAACGTGCTGCTGCGCCCGGACGGACGTCCCGTCCTCACCGACTTCGGGATCGCCGCGATCCGCGAGTCGACCGCGCTGACCGCCACCGGCTCCATCATCGGGACGCCCGACTACATGGCGCCCGAGCGGATCACCGGCGACAACGGCGGTCCCGGCTCCGACCTCTGGTCGCTCGCGATGATGCTGTACGTGGCGGTGGAGGGCCACCATCCGCTGCGCCGGGCCACCACCCTGGCCACCCTCGCCGCCGTGCTCAACGAGACGCTGCCGCCGCCGGAGCGGGCCGGCGCGCTCACCCCCGTACTGGCGGCGCTGCTGGTCAAGGACCCCGCCGCGCGGCCCGATCCGGAGACCTTCGACCGGATGCTGGCGAGCGTGGTGGAGGGCGTTCCGATCCAGGGCGTTCCGATCCAGGGCCTTCCGATCCAGGGCCTTCCGGTCCAGGGCGGCACGACCCAGGGCGGGGCCGCGCCCGGCGGGCCGCCCACCACCGCCCCGTTCGCCGCCCCCGGTACCGCCGCGACAGGTTCGTCCGCCGCACCCGGATTCGGCCCGCCCGGTTCCGGCACGCCGGTGTCCGCCTCGCCCCCGGTGCCCGACGCGGCGCCCGGTACGGGTGCCCCCACCCCGCCCGCGTTCGGCCCGCCCTCCGACGGCACCTCGTACCGGCTGACGCCCCCGGCCGGGGCCGCGGCCGGGAACCCGTACACCCAGGGGGGCGCCGACCCGTACGGCGTCACCAGCCAGGGCCGGTCCCCCCAGGACCAGCGGATCGCGCGGCGGTTCCGGCGGATCGCCGTCGGCACCTCCGCGGTGAGCATCGCCGTCACGGCCGCGCTCGTCTGGCAGTTCCTGCCGGAAGGCACCGACGGTGACAGCGGTGACAGCGTGGGCGCCGGGGCCGGGAGCCGGACACCGTCCGCCACCACTCCCTCCCCCTCGGGCGGCGACCGGGCGTCGGACGAACCCGCCGCGGACGGCCCGCCGTCGGGTGAGCGGACGTCCGCCGCGCCCTCGTCGACCGCCCCCCGGCCCGGCGGCGGGGCCACCGACCTGCTCACCCCGGACGGCATCCGGCTCGCCGTCGCGGCGATCGAGAAGGAGACGGGTACGGACCGGGTCGGCAGGTTCACGGTCTATCCGGAGCACATCTCCGCGAACGTCCTGCTCAAGGGCAGCGACAAGCGGTACGACAGCTACACGTACCGCGTCGGCCGGGGCCTGGAGAAGGGCATCATCAGCGGCAGTCTCGCGAGCAGCCAACAGCCCATGGACCTGGACGACTTCGACTGGGACGTGCTGCCCGCGCTGCTGAAGCGCGCCGAGAAGGACCTGAACGTCAAGGAACCGACCGCGCGCTATCTGGTCGTCAACGAGCCGATCGAGGTCCTCGACACCCCGGTGACCCTCGGGGTCTACTTCAGTGACAAGTACGACGGCGGCTATCTGACCGCCGACCTCGACGGCAAGGTACGGGACATCTACCCCGCCGAGTCCTGA
- a CDS encoding pyridoxamine 5'-phosphate oxidase family protein, protein MPAPDVSPVPGDLAADPAFLAFWEERHLCFLTTPRPDGTPHLVPVGVTYDPVTGIARVISSGTSRKVRNVLAAGPGARVAVSQADGGRWATLEGIAVVRDDPASVADAEVRYARRYQPPRVNPRRVVIEIGVTRVMGSVRTKRAPAAD, encoded by the coding sequence ATGCCCGCACCGGACGTGTCCCCCGTACCCGGCGATCTCGCGGCCGACCCCGCGTTCCTCGCCTTCTGGGAGGAGCGCCATCTCTGCTTCCTGACCACGCCACGTCCCGACGGCACCCCTCATCTGGTGCCCGTCGGGGTGACGTACGACCCCGTGACCGGTATCGCCCGGGTCATCTCCAGCGGGACGAGCCGCAAGGTCCGCAACGTCCTCGCGGCCGGTCCGGGCGCGCGGGTCGCCGTCAGCCAGGCGGACGGGGGCCGCTGGGCGACCCTGGAGGGCATCGCCGTCGTCCGGGACGATCCCGCCTCCGTCGCGGACGCCGAGGTCCGCTACGCCCGCCGCTACCAACCCCCGCGCGTCAACCCGCGCCGCGTCGTCATCGAGATCGGCGTGACCCGGGTCATGGGCTCCGTCCGTACGAAGCGGGCCCCCGCGGCGGACTGA
- the istB gene encoding IS21-like element helper ATPase IstB: MPLTGPATPTSRKPDFRSYAASSLGYALFATRWLQAPLYFGLVAAQGVYVYKFFNELWHLITAVISGQADETHVMLAVLKLVDVVMIANLLIMVIVGGYETFVSRIGLQGHRDQPEWLSHVNSNVLKVKLATAIVGISSVHLLQMFVDVSHTSQHSLLWGTVIHMAFILSAAILAYMSGPMEAHSRPPDFAAEQEAARNERKSYGDRPTLRGRGGPDTGGDPPKGPDDPDDPDSGPPGEHGRPGAKGEHDFADPGFGTPAHDERDGYRLPGGDGTEGVGIPRPRRAAIPAQGSPGSRDGSIRNAVTGPAAAEDRIHAAGFPARKVLEEFDDDHQRALEWKTITRLGTLDFVDGRSNAVFLGPPGTGKTHLAIALGTRACRAGHDVLFATGAEWTARLAAARSAGRLTEEIARLDRYSVLIVDEIGYVPFTPDETHLLFRLVSHRYERASVVVTSDKPFNRWTEIFGDTPVTKALIDRLAHHADVVTLQGDSYRLRGHDLDRTPVFSADPR, from the coding sequence ATGCCGTTGACCGGTCCTGCCACGCCCACGTCGCGCAAGCCGGATTTCAGGAGCTACGCGGCTTCGTCCCTCGGTTACGCCCTGTTCGCCACCCGCTGGCTCCAAGCCCCCCTGTATTTCGGGCTGGTGGCCGCGCAAGGCGTGTACGTCTACAAGTTCTTCAACGAGTTGTGGCATCTGATCACCGCTGTCATCAGCGGCCAGGCGGACGAGACGCATGTGATGCTCGCCGTCCTGAAGCTGGTCGACGTGGTGATGATCGCGAACCTGCTGATCATGGTGATCGTAGGCGGCTACGAGACCTTCGTCTCCCGTATCGGTCTCCAGGGCCACCGCGACCAGCCCGAGTGGCTGTCGCACGTCAACTCCAACGTCCTGAAGGTCAAGCTGGCCACGGCGATCGTCGGTATCTCGTCGGTGCACCTGCTCCAGATGTTCGTGGACGTGTCCCACACCTCCCAGCACTCGCTGTTGTGGGGGACCGTGATCCATATGGCCTTCATCCTGTCCGCGGCGATCCTCGCCTACATGTCCGGGCCGATGGAGGCCCACAGCCGTCCCCCGGACTTCGCGGCGGAGCAGGAGGCCGCCCGGAACGAACGCAAGAGTTACGGCGACCGGCCGACCCTGCGCGGACGCGGCGGGCCGGACACCGGCGGCGACCCGCCGAAGGGCCCCGACGACCCGGACGACCCGGACAGCGGCCCGCCCGGCGAGCACGGCCGGCCCGGCGCCAAGGGCGAACACGACTTCGCCGACCCGGGCTTCGGCACCCCGGCGCACGACGAGCGCGACGGATACCGCCTCCCCGGCGGTGACGGTACCGAGGGCGTCGGCATCCCCCGGCCCCGCCGCGCCGCCATCCCCGCGCAGGGCTCCCCCGGGAGCCGTGACGGCTCCATCCGGAACGCCGTGACCGGCCCGGCGGCGGCCGAGGACCGTATCCACGCGGCCGGGTTCCCCGCCCGCAAGGTGCTGGAGGAGTTCGACGACGACCACCAGCGGGCCCTGGAGTGGAAGACCATCACCCGGCTGGGCACCCTGGACTTCGTCGACGGACGGTCCAACGCGGTCTTCCTCGGGCCGCCCGGCACCGGCAAGACCCACCTCGCCATCGCCCTGGGCACCCGGGCCTGCCGTGCCGGGCACGACGTGCTGTTCGCGACCGGCGCGGAGTGGACGGCCCGGCTCGCCGCCGCCCGCTCGGCGGGACGGCTCACCGAGGAGATCGCCCGGCTCGACCGGTACTCGGTGCTGATCGTGGACGAGATCGGGTACGTGCCGTTCACCCCGGACGAGACGCATCTGCTGTTCCGGCTGGTCTCCCACCGCTACGAGCGGGCGTCCGTCGTCGTCACCAGCGACAAGCCGTTCAACCGCTGGACGGAGATCTTCGGGGACACCCCCGTCACCAAGGCGCTGATCGACCGGCTCGCCCATCACGCGGATGTCGTGACGCTCCAGGGGGACAGCTACCGGCTGCGCGGCCACGACCTGGACCGCACCCCGGTGTTCTCCGCCGACCCCCGCTGA
- a CDS encoding bifunctional 3'-5' exonuclease/DNA polymerase translates to MSERWAVAPVEGGGAELAPLGGDGLPAAPPVREPDLAQAVRSRPGVTRWIWRSTAETYPRLLAAGVPVPRCYDVETAEGLLLGHEGRLGEPRSAAAAWARLHDRPVPPDPPQRSAEPGAQSSLFEPRPVPVPLAALLEVYAGQQRRHDATAHPGRMRLLTAAESAGALVATEMNATGLPWRADVHREVLRDLLGERYAGGEPRRLAELADEVSAAFGRRVRPDLPADVVKAFAQVGVRVRSTRRWELEEIDHPAVKPLVEYKRLYRVWVAHGWSWLADWVRDGRFRPEYLPGGTVTGRWVTNGGGALQIPKVIRRAVVADPGWRLVVADADQMEPRVLAAISRDPGLMEVAGRETDLYQEVSDRAFAGDREQAKLAVLGAVYGQTSGDGLKHLAALRRRFPRAVAYVDDAARAGEEGRLVRTWLGRTCPPAAGSGDAGQDEAGIPQTGDEPEDPAGESGFVPGYASTNTRARGRFTRNFVVQGSAADWTLLVLAALRSACAGLAAELVFFQHDEVIVHCPADEVDQVTAAIQESAATAARLVFGTTPVRFPFTTSVVRCYADAK, encoded by the coding sequence ATGAGCGAACGGTGGGCCGTGGCACCGGTCGAGGGCGGCGGCGCGGAGCTGGCCCCCCTCGGCGGGGACGGGCTGCCCGCCGCCCCGCCCGTGCGGGAGCCGGACCTGGCTCAGGCCGTACGGTCCCGGCCCGGGGTCACCCGCTGGATCTGGCGCTCGACGGCGGAGACGTACCCCCGGCTGCTCGCCGCCGGGGTGCCGGTGCCGCGGTGCTACGACGTCGAGACCGCCGAAGGGCTGCTGCTCGGCCATGAGGGCCGCCTGGGCGAGCCCCGGTCGGCCGCCGCCGCGTGGGCCCGGCTGCACGACCGCCCGGTGCCGCCCGACCCCCCGCAGCGCTCCGCCGAGCCCGGCGCGCAGTCCTCGCTGTTCGAGCCCCGCCCGGTGCCCGTACCGCTCGCGGCGCTGCTGGAGGTGTACGCGGGCCAGCAGCGCCGCCATGACGCCACGGCGCACCCGGGCCGGATGCGGTTGCTGACGGCGGCGGAGTCGGCGGGAGCGCTCGTCGCCACCGAGATGAACGCGACGGGCCTGCCCTGGCGGGCCGATGTGCACCGCGAGGTGCTGCGCGACCTGCTGGGCGAGCGGTACGCGGGCGGCGAGCCCCGCAGGCTGGCCGAGCTCGCGGACGAGGTGTCGGCGGCCTTCGGACGCCGGGTGCGGCCCGATCTGCCGGCGGATGTCGTCAAGGCGTTCGCGCAGGTGGGCGTGCGGGTGCGCTCCACCCGCCGCTGGGAGCTGGAGGAGATCGACCACCCGGCGGTCAAGCCGCTCGTCGAGTACAAGCGGCTGTACCGGGTGTGGGTCGCCCACGGCTGGTCCTGGCTGGCGGACTGGGTGCGGGACGGCCGGTTCCGCCCCGAGTACCTCCCGGGCGGCACGGTCACGGGCCGCTGGGTCACCAACGGCGGCGGCGCCCTCCAGATCCCCAAGGTGATCCGCCGCGCGGTCGTCGCCGACCCGGGCTGGCGGCTGGTGGTCGCCGACGCCGACCAGATGGAGCCCCGGGTGCTCGCCGCGATCTCCCGTGACCCCGGTCTGATGGAGGTCGCGGGCCGGGAGACCGATCTGTACCAGGAGGTGTCCGACCGCGCGTTCGCGGGCGACCGCGAGCAGGCGAAGCTCGCCGTCCTCGGCGCGGTCTACGGCCAGACCTCGGGCGACGGGCTGAAGCACCTCGCCGCGCTGCGCCGCCGCTTCCCGCGCGCGGTGGCGTACGTGGACGACGCGGCGCGTGCGGGCGAGGAAGGCCGTCTCGTACGGACCTGGCTGGGGCGCACATGTCCCCCGGCGGCGGGCTCCGGCGACGCGGGACAGGACGAGGCGGGCATTCCCCAGACCGGCGACGAGCCGGAGGACCCGGCCGGGGAGAGCGGGTTCGTCCCGGGCTACGCGTCCACCAACACCCGCGCGCGGGGCCGCTTCACCCGCAACTTCGTGGTCCAGGGCAGCGCCGCGGACTGGACGCTCCTGGTGCTCGCGGCCCTGCGTTCGGCCTGCGCCGGCCTCGCCGCCGAACTGGTGTTCTTCCAGCACGACGAGGTCATCGTCCACTGCCCCGCCGACGAGGTCGACCAGGTCACGGCGGCCATCCAGGAGTCCGCGGCCACCGCCGCCCGCCTCGTCTTCGGCACCACCCCGGTCCGCTTCCCCTTCACCACCTCGGTCGTGCGGTGCTACGCGGACGCGAAATAG
- a CDS encoding DUF2786 domain-containing protein — MTAGHGRTADGGHGRDAGEGTVDRAFAAALYSDDDTGLDTGASLLAADPDADTELGSRGEDLLTTAWRRGWQPADVVRMVRRELTGAQERLTVLLIGRETPRHDPLPPRWDGQLRALGARPATSAPGDPLPRAPRDHPDRFSWATAVLELYRLLLRLPAVEPVGPLPGEALTVPFAGEPRTLARIRALLAKAEATTFPEEAEALSAKAQELMARHSVDEALLAARTHAKDVPGACRIGVDAPYETAKAVLLDTVATANHCRAVWNGDLGFSTVVGFASDLDAVELLYTSLLVQGATAMTRAEAAQRAAGRKRTKTFRQSFLAAYAHRVGDRLTATAREVTSTVPESLPVLAAREVAVAGHVDSMFPRTTSTRLRGVTDAAGWDEGTRAGDSVSLRGGGRGDRAGHGPGRLTDGDG; from the coding sequence ATGACAGCGGGGCACGGCCGGACGGCCGACGGAGGCCACGGCCGGGACGCCGGTGAGGGCACGGTCGACCGCGCCTTCGCCGCCGCCCTCTACAGCGACGACGACACCGGTCTCGACACCGGCGCCTCGCTGCTCGCGGCCGACCCGGACGCCGACACCGAGCTGGGCAGCCGGGGCGAGGACCTGCTGACCACGGCCTGGCGGCGCGGCTGGCAGCCCGCCGATGTCGTCCGCATGGTCCGCCGTGAACTGACCGGCGCCCAGGAGCGGTTGACGGTCCTGCTCATCGGCCGGGAGACCCCGCGCCATGATCCGCTGCCGCCCCGCTGGGACGGACAGCTGCGCGCGCTCGGCGCCCGGCCCGCCACCTCCGCCCCGGGTGATCCGCTGCCGCGCGCGCCCCGCGACCACCCCGACCGCTTCTCCTGGGCGACGGCCGTTCTTGAGCTGTACCGGCTGCTGCTGCGGCTGCCCGCCGTCGAACCGGTCGGGCCCCTGCCCGGTGAAGCCCTGACCGTGCCCTTCGCCGGTGAGCCGAGGACCCTGGCGCGGATCAGGGCCCTGCTGGCCAAGGCGGAGGCGACGACGTTCCCCGAGGAGGCCGAGGCACTCAGCGCGAAGGCACAGGAACTCATGGCGCGGCACAGTGTGGACGAGGCCCTGCTGGCGGCCCGTACCCACGCCAAGGACGTGCCGGGGGCGTGCCGGATCGGGGTGGACGCCCCCTACGAGACGGCCAAGGCGGTCCTGCTGGACACCGTCGCCACGGCGAACCACTGCCGTGCCGTCTGGAACGGCGACCTGGGCTTCTCCACGGTGGTCGGCTTCGCGTCCGACCTGGACGCGGTCGAACTGCTCTACACCTCGCTGCTGGTCCAGGGCGCCACGGCGATGACCCGCGCGGAGGCCGCGCAGCGCGCCGCCGGACGCAAGCGCACCAAGACGTTCCGCCAGTCCTTCCTCGCCGCGTACGCCCACCGGGTGGGCGACCGGCTCACCGCGACCGCGCGCGAGGTCACGTCCACGGTGCCGGAGTCACTGCCGGTGCTCGCCGCCCGGGAGGTGGCGGTCGCGGGCCACGTGGACAGCATGTTCCCCCGGACGACGTCCACCCGGCTGCGCGGTGTCACCGACGCGGCGGGCTGGGACGAGGGCACCCGCGCGGGCGACTCGGTGTCGCTGCGCGGCGGTGGACGCGGCGACCGGGCCGGACACGGTCCGGGACGGCTGACGGACGGCGACGGCTGA
- a CDS encoding type B 50S ribosomal protein L31, giving the protein MKHTIHPSYGPVVFRDRAANHAFLTRSTATSDKTVVWEDGVTYPVVDVEISDASHPFHTGTARVLDTAGRLERFERRYGRREAR; this is encoded by the coding sequence ATGAAGCACACCATCCACCCCTCGTACGGACCGGTCGTCTTCCGGGACCGGGCCGCGAACCACGCCTTCCTCACCCGTTCGACCGCCACGAGCGACAAGACGGTCGTCTGGGAGGACGGCGTCACCTATCCGGTGGTGGACGTCGAGATCTCCGACGCCAGCCACCCGTTCCACACCGGCACCGCGCGCGTGCTCGACACCGCCGGCCGACTGGAGCGCTTCGAGCGCCGATACGGACGCCGCGAGGCCCGCTGA
- the rpmG gene encoding 50S ribosomal protein L33, which produces MARNELRPIIKLRSTAGTGYTYVTRKNRRNDPDRVTLRKYDPVAARHVAFREER; this is translated from the coding sequence ATGGCACGCAACGAACTCCGACCGATCATCAAGCTGAGGTCGACCGCGGGCACCGGGTACACGTACGTGACCCGCAAGAACCGCCGGAACGACCCGGACCGCGTGACGCTGCGGAAGTACGACCCCGTCGCCGCCCGGCACGTCGCGTTCCGCGAGGAGCGCTGA
- a CDS encoding DUF397 domain-containing protein, with protein sequence MAAAKLRDVAWQKSRHSNSQGSCVEFARLPDGEVAVRNSRFPEGPALVYTRAEIEAMLLGIKDGEFDHLVTGP encoded by the coding sequence ATGGCCGCCGCAAAGCTGCGAGATGTGGCCTGGCAGAAGAGCAGGCACAGCAACTCGCAGGGCTCCTGTGTGGAGTTCGCCCGGCTGCCCGACGGTGAGGTGGCGGTACGCAACTCCCGCTTCCCCGAAGGTCCCGCGCTGGTCTACACGCGCGCGGAGATCGAGGCGATGCTGCTGGGCATCAAGGACGGCGAGTTCGACCACCTGGTGACCGGCCCCTGA
- a CDS encoding ATP-binding protein, with amino-acid sequence MGTNGSTMLEPLRQGLPPIDPTAVSSAASCALSARYEAVGEARRFTQDTLTEWRADERFDDICLVVSELVTNALRHALPQDTPDGETSGVRLHLMRWTRRLVCAVRDPSDESPVARDAEEAAEDFAAESGRGLFLVDSFSDSWGWHPLSGAPAGKVVWALFRI; translated from the coding sequence ATGGGGACGAACGGATCGACCATGCTGGAGCCGTTAAGGCAGGGGCTTCCCCCCATCGACCCCACGGCGGTCTCCAGCGCCGCGTCCTGCGCCTTGTCGGCGCGCTACGAGGCGGTGGGCGAGGCGAGACGCTTCACCCAGGACACCCTCACGGAGTGGCGGGCCGACGAGCGCTTCGACGACATCTGTCTCGTGGTGTCGGAACTCGTCACCAACGCGCTGCGCCACGCGCTGCCGCAGGACACCCCGGACGGGGAGACCTCAGGGGTCCGGCTGCATCTGATGCGCTGGACCCGGCGCCTGGTGTGCGCGGTACGGGACCCCAGCGACGAGTCCCCCGTCGCCCGGGACGCGGAGGAGGCCGCCGAGGACTTCGCCGCCGAGTCGGGGCGCGGACTGTTCCTGGTGGACTCGTTCAGCGACAGCTGGGGCTGGCACCCGCTGTCGGGCGCACCGGCGGGCAAGGTCGTATGGGCCCTGTTCCGGATCTGA
- a CDS encoding helix-turn-helix domain-containing protein produces MTAGESWGDPQTEAAGGGSVVRRILLGSQLRRLRESRGITRERAGYSIRASESKISRMELGRVSFKARDVEDLLTLYGVSADAERGPLLSLAKEANVAGWWHSYTDVLPGWFQTYVGLEGAASLIRVYEVQFVHGLLQTEAYAHAVVSRGGASRADVERRVALRLERQKVLVSERAPHFHVVLDEAALRRPYGDREVMRGQLQHLIEMSERPNVTLQVMPFSFGGHAGESGSFTMLSFPESDLSDVVFLEQLTSALYVDKRDEVAQYAKVMEELRTDSPGPSETRDLLRGLLQLS; encoded by the coding sequence GTGACCGCAGGCGAGTCATGGGGGGATCCCCAGACCGAGGCCGCCGGGGGAGGTTCAGTGGTGCGACGCATCCTGCTGGGCTCGCAACTCAGGCGACTGCGGGAGTCGCGCGGCATCACCCGGGAGCGGGCCGGCTACTCGATCCGAGCCTCCGAATCGAAGATCAGCCGCATGGAGTTGGGACGGGTGAGCTTCAAGGCTCGGGATGTCGAGGACCTGCTGACCCTCTACGGCGTGAGCGCCGACGCGGAGCGCGGACCGCTCCTCTCGCTCGCCAAGGAGGCCAACGTCGCCGGTTGGTGGCACAGTTACACGGATGTGCTGCCCGGCTGGTTCCAGACGTACGTCGGGCTGGAGGGCGCCGCGTCGCTGATCCGGGTCTACGAGGTGCAGTTCGTCCACGGACTGCTCCAGACCGAGGCGTACGCGCACGCGGTCGTCTCCCGGGGCGGTGCGAGCCGTGCCGACGTCGAGCGGCGGGTCGCGCTGCGTCTGGAGCGGCAGAAGGTCCTGGTGTCGGAGCGCGCCCCGCACTTCCATGTGGTGCTGGACGAGGCCGCGTTGCGCAGACCCTACGGCGACCGCGAGGTGATGCGCGGCCAGCTCCAGCACCTCATCGAGATGTCGGAACGGCCGAATGTCACCCTCCAGGTGATGCCGTTCAGCTTCGGCGGGCACGCGGGCGAGAGCGGCAGCTTCACGATGCTCAGCTTCCCCGAGTCGGACCTCTCGGACGTCGTGTTCCTGGAGCAGCTCACGAGCGCGCTCTACGTGGACAAGCGGGACGAGGTCGCACAGTACGCAAAGGTCATGGAAGAACTCAGGACGGACAGCCCCGGTCCCTCCGAGACCCGTGACCTGCTCCGTGGTCTGCTCCAATTGTCGTAA